Part of the Flavobacterium sp. MDT1-60 genome, ATTCCGAAGTCATGATTTTACCTACTTCAATATGATATTGTTTCCAAAACGTTCCGGGAGTCAACATTGTTGTAGCTTCGTTTTTAACTCTTAAAACCGCATTGTAAACTGCTTTTTGTCTATCCGAAAATTTTCCGGAAACCGGAATCGTTCTCGTCATATCGCTTGAATAATTAGCATATTCGGCAGCAACATCCAATAAAATTAAATCTCCAGCTTTACATTGTTGGTTGTTTTCGATATAATGCAAAACATTCGCATTATTTCCAGAAGCAATAATTGGAGTATAGGCAAAACCTTTAGAGCGGTTACGGATGAATTCGTGCGCTAATTCAGCCTCAATTTCATATTCTGTAACATTTGGTTTTACAAATGACAATAATCTGCGGAAACCCTTCTCTGTAATATCACAAGCTTGCTGAATCAAATCGATTTCTTCGCTTTCTTTGATAGAACGAATACGTTGCAAAATCGGATTGCTTTTAGCCACATTGTGTGCTGGGTAACGCTCTTTCCACCATTTTATAAAACGAGCTTCGCGTGTTTCAGTTTCAACTGTTGCGCGGTAATGTTCGTTTGTGTTGATGTACATCGTATCAGCATACGTCATCATTTCGTTCAAAATTTTATGAAAATCCTGCAACCAATAAACCGTTCTGATTCCCGAAACCTGGTAAGCGCGTTCTTTACTTAATTTTTCGCCTTCCCAAACTGCGATATGATCGTTGGTTTCTTTTAAGAAAAGCATTTCTTTTTGGTTCTCAAAAGGCGCATCAGGAAACAAAAGCAAAATACTTTCTTCCTGATCTACACCACTTAGATAAAAAATATCACGGTGTTGAGCAAACGGCAAAGTACTGTCAGCACTAATTGGATAAATGTCATTAGAATTGAAAACGGCAACACTATTAGGTTTCATTTGTGCCGTGAATTTTTTGCGATTTTTTACAAAAAGAGCGCTGTTTATTTGATGATATTTCATAATAACTTAATTTTTGAACTTCGAATTTCAAAATTAGTGATTTTTGAAGATGTATAGCAAAATTGAATTATTAAAGTTTTCTTATTTGTTTTGGGTTTGCCACGAAGACACTAAGTCGCTAAGTTTTTTTAATTGAAAAGCGTGCTAGGGTTTACGGAAAGTATGCTAAGGTTATTTTTTTACTCGCATAGTTTTGTCATCTTGACGAAGGAAAGATCACACTAGTAACGCTACAAAGATTGGCAAGTTTGTTTTACGCAGATTTTTAATCTTAGCAACTTAGCCTCTCAGAACCTTAGAATCTTAATTTGGGCGTGTTTCGCCGCGGCGAACCGGGCTTTCGGCTATATCTTTTATTCCGCTCCGCTTCATAAAAGGATACTGCCTCAATCCCTCACGCAAGCTAGGTTTTATAAGAAGTTTATTGTTTGTATGTGAAATGAGTTTTTTCAATTGTGGGAATTTGTATATTGCAGTTTAAAATGCAATGAATGAATTATTCAACCTTTTAATAATATCTAATTTGAAATGGAAAACCACAATATAAAACCTGAAAAGATTACAAAGCCGATACAACTTTTAGCAGTTTGGTTAATTGGACTTATTTTAATAGTATCAGCCTTGCTAACAGCAGCGGGAACAATAGATCAACCTAGTTGGTTACCTGCTTTTTTTAGTATCTCGGCAGTTTCTATTATTCCTTTATTTTTGGCTCTTATATTTTTACTGCAGACAAGATTTCGTCCTCAAATGCAAGAAGATGAATATTATTCTAAGTTTTTAAATACAAATACCTTAGAAGTTATTGGTAATCAGGAAAATGAATTTTTTATTGAGTCCATGACTGGTAAAATTGACGAAAAATTTATAGAGTTAAGTACAATTACGAAAGATCAAATAGTTTTATTGCAAGGGACGATAAGTGAGTTGGGTTTGAGAATTCCGAATAACACTATAATAGAACAAAAAAAGGAGTTCGATACATTTGATAAATTTATTAAAAATGCAAAAAAAAATATATCTGTTAATTTGAAATTAAAAAATATCGATTCTGTTCTATCGCTACTTATGGAATCAAATATTAAAATTAGCAACTTTTTCGGAAAAAATGATGACAATGATGAACCAGATTTATTTATTATAACATTTGGAAGAGATGTTGAATTAGAAACCTTGAAAAGTGTTGTTAAAATATTAGTACCTTTAGGATTAACCCATTTAGCAACAACTGTTTCTAAAAATATTTTGTATATAGGAGCTTATACTTATAAAACTAAACCCATTGCTATCCTTGATTTTGAAATGTTAGAAGTAATTGAAAGTGCTAATTCAACCAGTGATATATTTAATCAAGTTGAGTTAAAAATGAAAAAAAATATTACTAGCAAATAATAAATACCAGATAGCGCGGATTTGCAATCCGTGCCCGCAACAATAATCAAATCCATAAAAAAACCGAAGCAATCAAACTTCGGTTTTTCTATAAATATATCTTTCGTAAAAATTATTTTTTCTCACTCAGCAACTTCTCTAACAAAGCAACTTTCTCTCTTTCAGCTTCAACCAATCGTTCATAAAGTTTTTCATTCTTATCAAAAGCTTCAAGTAGTTTATCTAACGGATTAAATGTACAACCATGATTTACAGAAGAAGAACCATTATCATATGTATTTCCAATAATATTAAAAACAGCTTCTTCAGAAAAATTCTTTATAACTTCAGCAGGAACTCCCAAAGCTTCAGCAATTTTTTTTAATTTTTCGTCATCAACGCTTTCGCTTCCTTCAATAATAGAAATAGACTGCTGGTTTGTGCCAATTGCAATTGCAAGTGCTTCTTGTTTCATATCTCTAAGCTCTCTGATTCGGCTTATGTTTCGTCCGATGTGTCTAGGTTTTGGTGCTGTGCTCATAGTTCAAAGATATTTAAAATTCTTTTACATTTTCGGTTTCGGTAGAAAACAAGTATGCGTTTGTGAGATACATTTCGTAAATTGTTTCGCGAATAGTAAAAATACAATTTTTCTGACTATTATTTTTTGGATGTAGAATTGTATAATCTAAATAAAATGCAGATCCCATGCTGTCAAGAGTAAAATTATGAAGTTAAAAGTTGGAATTAGAAAAGTAAATCAACAAGACCTTGATTTTATCTACAAATCAATATGCGAACTTGAAAATGAAGAATTACACTTCGAATTATTCAGAGCAATCTTCAATGAAAATATGGGCAACACAAACAATCTTTATTTGATAGCAGAAAGCGAAAATGAAGGAGTGGGGTTTATTAGTTTTCACACACAAAATCTTTTGCATCATTGCGGGCGAGTTGGTGAAATCCAGGAATTTTTTATAAATGAAAAGCATCGCGGCAAAGGCATCGGGAGACAACTTATCAAAAAGATCATGCAATATGCAGAAGAGTATAAATTAAAAAGCATTGAAGTAACTACAAATCGAAGGAGAGTAGAAAATGTACTGATTTACGAGAATCTTGGTTTTACCTTGTCGCATAATAAGTTTACGATTTATAAGTAATGAAAGAATTAAATCCATCAGTAAAACATCATCTGGTCGTTGGGCTTCTTATTGCTTTATGGATTTTTGCTTTCGCTTTTATCATAAAACCTTTTGATGACGGAACTTTAGATTTTCGATCCTGGTTCTTCATTAGTGTTGGTTTTAGTGTTTTGGCTTTTTTATGTTACAGCGTTTTGGCTGTTCTTCAAAAAAAGATTTACAGAAGAATCTCTAAATGGAGTCTCAGTTTAGAGATTGGAAGTATTATTTTCTTTTTTATAATTTATCTGTTTGGAATTTATGCCTTTTATAAAAGTCCAATTTTAAAAGGCGGGTATACTTTTTCGGAATTTTTCTCCATAATTTTTATCAAAATAACATTGATTTTAACTCCCGTAATTATTCTGGCGAGAAGGTATCTGATCAAACTCATTCCGATAAAGGATAATGTTCTCACATTCACAGGAGAAAATAAGCTAGATGTTTTAAAAATCAAAAAAGCCGATTTGGTTTGTATTTCTAATGCTCAGAATTATGTGGAGATTTTTTATATCGAAAACGAAAAATTGCATTCGAAACTGATTCGTTCTTCTCTCAAAAAAATTCTCGAAGATTTTACCTTTTTAGTTCAAATTCATCGTTCTCATTTAATAAATCCTTCGCATTTTAAATCCTGGAGAAATTCAAATACCGTTATTCTGACTCAAATTGAACTTCCGGTTTCTAAGAATTTTAAAGAAAGTATTTTGACTTTGTAATTTCGTACCTAAAACAATAGGTTTTGTACCAAAGTCAATGGCATAAACGTTTGCAGAAGTTTTTCATTTTAGTTTTGTTTCATCAATTTTAAAATAAATTATGAAAACAAAACATCTTTGCACGTTCGGATTGCTATTTTTCGTTACAAGTTATTTGCTATTTTCCAAATTATTGCCAGACTTTCAGTACCCAATTGATTTTGCACATTGGTTCAATTTAATTGGCGCCTGTTTATTGTTGTCGTTTAATGATGTATTTCCTAGAAATATATTAAATTCGATTGCTTCCATTGTTACAGCTTTGGGTGTTGTTGCGCATATCGGACTTTGTACAATCGATTTTATAATGACGAGTTATGGAATAAATGATTTTGCCAGAGAAGAATTAAGTCAACATATCACTAGCGTGCCATCGATTTTGTATCCGTTTATTGTTGTTGGCCCGTCTTTGCTTTTTATTGGTCTCTCTCTTCATGCGTTGAATTTTAGCAAAACAAATGCGATAAGTGTTTTAATGGTTTGTTTTTCTTCATTAGCAATAGGTTTTTCATTTTTTATATTGAAAAATGGAGTTTATATGTTGTTGAGTTGTGTGGTTTTTGTTTTGGGATTGGGTTTGTTACTATTTAGAAAAGAAGAAAATGAATTAGTTTCGAAATAAGCTTTTGATATAAGCCTTTTTTGTTATTCTGAGGAACGAAGAATCACACAAGTGATGCCCGCACAGAGAATCGCCAATCTTTGTCGAGTTTCTAGTGTGATTCTTCGTTCCTCAGAATGACAAACAAAAAAACCGAAGTTAAATGCTTCGGTTTTGTGTTATTGGAGTTTTGAATTTAAAAAATTTGGAATTTAATTTTTAATCGATCCATTTATAATATCTCGCCCCAATCAAATTAGGAATCTCTTTCTCGATTCGATCTAAAACCCATTCGTTTTTAGGAGTTCGAACACTTTGTTTTTGTTGTTTTTTATGAAGAATTTCATAGGTTTCAAAACCAATTTCTACACTTTCTTCTAAATTTTCAAAAAGTTTGGTTTTGGCTAAAGCCGATTGCCATTCCGGTTGAATTGTTCCTTCAAAAACTTTCGATTTAGATCCGCTTCCGTAAGCCAGGAATCCGAATTTAGTTCCGGCAACTTCTTGTTTAGTATCAAAATAATGAGCTAAAGTCGATAATAATCCCATAAAAATAGAACCTGTATAAAGATTTCCGATTAAAGAAGAAGCCAGTTCTGCAGGTTGTAATTTCCCGGTTACAAACTTTTTATAGTCGTCAGATTTTCCAACTTCCTTAATTTTATTCTGATAATCTGCCGGTTCGATATTTTCTGCAATGATTTTATCAGCACTGTCTAAAGCGTAGATTTCCGATAACATTCTACGGCCCTGAAAAGAATAGGGAAGGTGCATGATAATACTATTCCATGTATTGTATAACGTTTCGGTTGTGTTTTTTAATTTCTTGAAGGAGAAGTAGGCATTACGCGTACGATCCATATAACATTGATTCGAATATTGACCATCAAAAACCGGTTGATCTTTATGGATTTCAATTTCAGTTTCTAAATTATCAAACCACGGATCATTGTTTTCATTTTTCGTAATCGCTTCTTTTGAAAGCGTTCTGTAGGGTTTGAAAAAGTCAAAAACACCTTTTGTGCTTGTTGCCCAATTTTCATCAAAAGCAATAATTCTTGGGTTCGAAGTAACTAACATTGCTAATGCTCCCGCGCCTTGTGTGTATTCTCCGGTGGAATTTAAATCGTATTTTGCAAAATCAGTTGTTACAACAATTGCTTTCTTGGTCGGATTCAGTTTTACAAAATCAATACAGTTTTGTAGTGCATCAACTCCGCCAATACAAGCAAAAGTAAAATCGACAACATCACATTCGGCAAGAGTATCTTCGCCAAATTTCTGTTCCATTAAATTGATTAAATAAGAGCTAATTGGTTTCGAACTGTCAATACCACTTTCGGTACCTACATAAATCCTGCTGATTTCGTTTAGGTTTATTTCGTTTTCCAGAATAAGTTTAGTTAAAGCGTTTGCTCCAAAAACAACAGCATCCTGGTGAACATCTGGTAAGGTCATTTTAATTAATCCGAGACCTTTTTCTAATTTTTCGGGTTCAATATTTCTGGCAACCGCCAAAGTTCTGATGGGTAAATGTATGTTGGCTACATCAAAAGAGATAGCATCAATTCCTGTTTTCATTCTCATTTTTTTTGAAGCCGATAAAGGTAAAATTATGTAATGGAATGACCATTTTTTTCGTCTACAAAATTTGGAATAGAAGACACTTTTGAAGAAAACAAATTAAAAGTTTGATTAAAATAGTAATTTGATAAAGTTTTAGGAGACTCCAATCGTCGTTGTTGCTGTTAAATAACTCCGCTAAAGTGTGCGATTTTAGTTTTTTATAATAAAATCATTTGACATTAAGTATTTTTTATACGTAAAAATACGTAATACGTAGTCTATTTTAAAATGATTATAAATAACAACGAAATGGTTGTAGTTCTTTGTTAATTGAGTTATTTTTGTCTAATTTTTTAAAACAAACTACTTAAACACTTATGGCACAATCTGCACTATTGAATGCTTCCATCTTAAAGAAAGTGGCAATGGCACTTTCGGGAATATTCTTAATCACGTTTTTAGCGCTGCATGTTACCTTAAATTTCATTTCCGTTCTTAGTGAAAATGTTTTTAACGAAGCTTCTCACTTTATGGGTTACAATCCGCTAATTCAATATGTAATGCAACCTGTTTTGGCCGTCGGAGTAATTTTCCATTTCATTATGGGATTTGTACTGACTGTTCAAAATAGCGCTGCAAGACCAATTGCTTATGCAAAATACAATGGAGCAGCAAATGCTTCCTGGAGTTCTAGAAATATGATTATTTCTGGATTGGTTATTTTGGCTTTCTTAGGATTGCACTTTTATGATTTTTGGTTTCCAGAAGTTAGTTATAAATACATTGCAGGTACTGCCCCAGATGCTACAAGGTATTATGGAGAATTAGTGCACAAATTCCACGATCCAATTCGTACAGGATTATACTGCATTTCTTTTGTGTTATTAGGATTTCACCTTTGGCACGGATTCGCATCTTCTCTTCAATCAGTGGGAATGCACAATAAATATTCCAGATTTTTAAGTAAAGTAGGTTACTGGTTTGCAGTTGTAGTACCGGCACTTTTCGTAATTATCGCATTATTTCATCATTTCAATAATTAATATCAATTATAATGGCATTAGATTCAAAAATTCCACATGGTCCAATATCGGACAAATGGACAAATTATAAAGATCATATTAATTTAGTAAACCCTGCTAACAAACGTAATTTAGATATTATTATCGTTGGTACAGGTTTAGCTGGAGGTTCTGCAGCAGCTACCTTGGCTGAGCTGGGATATAACGTAAAAGCATTTTGCTTTCAGGATTCACCAAGACGTGCGCACTCTATTGCAGCACAAGGGGGAATCAATGCAGCAAAAAATTATAAAGGTGATGGTGACTCGGTTTACAGATTGTTTTATGACACTGTAAAAGGGGGTGACTACCGTGCGCGTGAAGCAAACGTTCACCGTTTAGCTGAAGTTTCGGCAAATATTATTGACCAATGTGTAGCTCAAGGGGTGCCATTGGCTCGTGAATATGGCGGACTTTTAGATAACCGTTCTTTTGGAGGAACTTTGGTTTCTCGTACATTTTACGCACAAGGACAAACCGGACAACAATTATTGTTAGGAGCTTATTCTGCAATGAACCGTCAGATTGGTCGTGGAAAAGTAAAAATGTACAACCGTCACGAGATGCTTGACATCGTAATCGTTGACGGAAAAGCGAGAGGTATTATCGCTCGTAACTTAGTTACCGGAGAAATAGAAAGACATTCTGCTCACGCGGTAGTAGTTGGTTCCGGAGGATACGGAAACGTGTTTTTCCTGTCAACAAATGCTATGGGAAGTAACGCAACAGCAGCCTGGAAAATTCATAAAAAAGGAGCGTTTTTCGCAAATCCTTGCTACACACAAATTCACCCAACCTGTATTCCGGTTTCTGGAGATCACCAGTCAAAATTGACTTTGATGTCTGAGTCGTTACGTAATGACGGTCGTATTTGGGTTCCTGCAAAATTAGAAGATGCTCAGGCAATTCGTGAAGGAAAGAAAAAAGCAACTGATTTATCTGAAGCTGAAAGAGATTATTTCTTAGAAAGAAGATATCCTGCTTTTGGTAACTTAGTACCTCGTGACGTTGCATCTCGTGCGGCTAAAGAAAGATGTGATGCTGGTTTTGGAGTTAACAAAACGGGTGAAGCTGTTTATTTAGATTTTGCTGCGGCAATTCAACGTTACGGAACTGAAGAAGCTTACGTAAAAGGTTTAGATGCTAATGATAAAGCGTTGGTTATTAAATTAGGAACTGCAATCGTAAAAAGTAAATACGGAAACTTATTCCAAATGTACTTGAAAATTGTTGACGAAGATCCTTATGTAACGCCAATGATGATTTATCCTGCGGTTCACTACACAATGGGTGGAACCTGGGTTGATTATAACTTAATGACTACAATTCCAGGATGTTTCTCAATTGGAGAATCTAACTTCTCTGATCACGGAGCAAACAGACTTGGAGCTTCTGCTTTAATGCAAGGTTTAGCTGATGGATATTTTGTTCTTCCTTATACTATCGGAGATTATTTAGCTCCGGATATTAAAATGGGACCAATTTCTACAGATTTACCAGAATTTGTAGAAGCAGAGAAAGCTGTAAAAGATCAAATCGATAGATTTATCAATAATAAAGGAACTCATTCTGTAGATTATTTCCACAAGAAATTAGGAAAAATCATGTGGGATAAAGTAGGTATGGCTCGTAACGCTAAAGGTTTAACTGAAGCTATCGAAGAAATTGCCGCTTTACGTGAGGAGTTTTATAAAGATGTAAAAGTTCCTGGAAGCGCAAACGAATTTAATCAGGAATTAGAGAAAGCGACTCGTGTTGCCGATTTCTTAGAGTTAGGAGAATTGTTCGCGAAAGATGCATTACACCGTAATGAATCTTGTGGAGGTCACTTCCGTGAAGAATACCAAACTGAAGAAGGAGAAGCACTTCGTGATGATGAAAACTTTGCATACGTTGCAGCTTGGGAATACAAAGGAAAACCAAGTGATGCTGTATTACACAAAGAGCCTCTAGTTTACGAAAACATTAAATTAGTTCAACGTAGTTACAAATAGCAATTAGTCAAAAGACAAAAGTCTTAAAGTCAAATGGCAAAATGTTAAGTGACTTTCGACTTTCGACTTTATGACCTTCAAACTAAAACAGTATGAAACTTACATTAAAAATATGGCGTCAGAAAAACGCCCAAGATAAAGGGGGAATTGTTGATTACCCAATCGACGGAATCGAACCAGATATGTCTTTCCTTGAAATGCTTGATGTTCTTAACGAACAATTAATCAATAAAGGAGAAGAACCAGTAGCATTTGACCACGATTGTCGTGAAGGAATCTGCGGAATGTGTTCATTATTCATTAACGGAGAAGCACACGGACCAGACAGAGGAGTAACAACTTGTCAATTACACATGCGTATGTTTAAAGATGGTGACACGATTTTTATCGAGCCATTTAGAGCAAAAGCTTTCCCGGTAATTAAAGATTTAGTTGTTGACAGAAGTTCTTTTGACAGAATTCAACATGCAGGAGGATTTATCTCGGTAAATACTTCTGGAAATACAATTGATGCGAATACAATTCCGGTTAACAAAGAAGATGCAGACAAATCATTTGATGCTGCTGCTTGTATTGGTTGTGGAGCTTGTGTTGCAACTTGTAAAAACTCATCAGCAATGTTGTTTGTTGGTGCAAAAGTTTCTCAGTTTGCATTGTTGCCACAAGGTAAAGTTGAGGCTACAGAACGTGTGTTAAACATGGTTCACCAAATGGACTTAGAAGGTTTTGGTAACTGTACCAATACTGGAGCTTGTGAAGTAGAATGCCCTAAAGGAATTTCTCTTGAAAATATTGCACGTATGAACCGTGAATATTTAGCTGCAAGCTTAAAAGGGTAATTTTAAGAAATAGTTTTAAATAGAAAAAAGCATCAGCCAAGGCTGATGCTTTTTTTTTATGCGTTATTCATAATACAATTGCGAAGCACTAATTTCCCGTTTTTCTTTCCCTTCCTGTTGTATGAAACAGCTTAAGGCAGTTCCTCCAATCTGATCGAAATAAGTGATGTTGATTTTATGAAAACCTTTCTCCAATTTTACAGCTCCATACGCTTCATTCAGCCAATGAATGCCATCGTTATTCACAACTAATTCACTATCGATGAAAAGCTTTGATCCATCATCTGAGAGCGTCGAAATGGTATAATTTGCTGTTTCCGGAATATAGAGGTATCCATCGAATTTTAAACCGATATAACGCTCTGTTTTCGTTTTCCATTTTTCACTGCTGATTGCGCCTTCAAAAATTCCTGAATTAACAGGTTTTACCAATTCTAAGTCCTGAACTTGTTGAAATAACGTGCCGGTAAAATAGTCATATTTCAAACCATTTTTAGTTGGTTTTATGGCTAAAGCCGATTTTAATTCCGGATTTCTAACCATTATTTTGCTGATTGAACTTCGTCTTCCACTTGGACTTATTTGAACGGTTTTAATTATTCTGTATTCGCCTTTCGGAATATTTATCGTTACTGGTTTTTCGTAAAGTTCTGCAGTTTCGTCTGGGTTATAACCATCAATGGTATAGTAAATCTTTCCATTTTTAATGGTTGGTTTTAAATCCAGAACATATTTAGAAGCGATTAATGCTGTTTCAGTCGAGCCGAGAGGAGCAGGGACTTTATATAACCTTTTTTGTAATTCTAATTTTTCTATATGATGCGGCATTCGGTTTAAAACAAAATTGTTGTAGTTCTTATTTTGAGGCTGGGTCCATGCAATTTCTGCCAAAGCAAACATTCTAGGGTAAAGTTGATAATTTAATTTGGCTGGGCTCGTCAAATATTCTGACCAAAGATTCGATTGAACACCCCAAATATATTTTTGTTCCTCAACAGTTAAACTGTCAACAGGCGTCGGGTTGTAATTGTATATTTTTTCAACAGTAACTAATCTTCCAACTGTTAAAGGTTCTTGAGGAGAATAGCCCTGATTATAATCTAAATATAGAAATTGTTCCGGATTCATGATAACAAGGTGCTTTTGTTTGGCTGCGTTAATTCCGCCAGATTCCCCTCTCCACGACATTACGGCTGCGTTTGGTGCCAATCCGCCTTCAAGCATTTCATCCCAACCTAAAATTTGTCTGCCGTTTGCATTCAGGAATTTTTCTATTCTTTTGGTTAAATAACCTTGTAATTCGTGTTCATCTTTTAAACCCAAATCTTTGATTCTCTTTTGGCAATTCGGACAAACTTTCCATCTTGTTTTCGGACATTCATCTCCGCCGATATGAATGTATTTACTTGGAAATAACGTCATAACTTCTGTTAAAACATCTTCTAAAAAAGTAAAAGTTTCTTCTTTCCCCGCACAAAAAATATCTTCAAAAACACCCCAGTATTCTACAACTTTATAAGAGCGATCCGGAAAACAGGATAAATTTGGATAAGCGGTAACCGCTGCAGTTGCATGGCCCGGCATTTCGATTTCGGGAATAATATTTACATAATGTTCTTCGGCAAATTTGACAACATCCTTAATTTCTTCCTGAGTATAAAAACCTCCGTATGGGTTTCCATCAAAAAAATAGGGAAATCTTTCGAATTTATTTCCAACTAAAGTCTGTGCTCTTTTAGATCCGACTTCAGTTAATTTTGGATATTTTTTTATCTCAATTCTCCAGCCCTGATCGTCTGTTAAATGCCAGTGAAAATTATTTAATTTATAGCTGGACATTTGTGCTATAAAATCTTTTATAACATCAATACTAAAAAAGTGTCGGCAAACATCTAAGTGTAAGCCTCGGTAAGTGTATCGTGGTGCGTCTTCGATGGTTACACATGGCAATTTTATTTCCTTTTCAGATGGTTTATTTGGCAACATTTGCAATAAACTCTGAACAGCATAAAATAATCCTTCTTCATTTCCTGTAACGATTATCTTTTTTGAGGTAATATTTATTTTATAAGCTTCTTTTTGTAATGTAGCCGAAGGGTTTTGAGCGACAAATAATACTTCAATATTGCTTTTTTTT contains:
- a CDS encoding family 20 glycosylhydrolase — its product is MLKNIFLLLIFCYSIGNAQTSSENSSIIPAPNSYKATGDSISLIGQIKVSFEKNKFSSKELKTAQIFESAINKNTASKKSNIEVLFVAQNPSATLQKEAYKINITSKKIIVTGNEEGLFYAVQSLLQMLPNKPSEKEIKLPCVTIEDAPRYTYRGLHLDVCRHFFSIDVIKDFIAQMSSYKLNNFHWHLTDDQGWRIEIKKYPKLTEVGSKRAQTLVGNKFERFPYFFDGNPYGGFYTQEEIKDVVKFAEEHYVNIIPEIEMPGHATAAVTAYPNLSCFPDRSYKVVEYWGVFEDIFCAGKEETFTFLEDVLTEVMTLFPSKYIHIGGDECPKTRWKVCPNCQKRIKDLGLKDEHELQGYLTKRIEKFLNANGRQILGWDEMLEGGLAPNAAVMSWRGESGGINAAKQKHLVIMNPEQFLYLDYNQGYSPQEPLTVGRLVTVEKIYNYNPTPVDSLTVEEQKYIWGVQSNLWSEYLTSPAKLNYQLYPRMFALAEIAWTQPQNKNYNNFVLNRMPHHIEKLELQKRLYKVPAPLGSTETALIASKYVLDLKPTIKNGKIYYTIDGYNPDETAELYEKPVTINIPKGEYRIIKTVQISPSGRRSSISKIMVRNPELKSALAIKPTKNGLKYDYFTGTLFQQVQDLELVKPVNSGIFEGAISSEKWKTKTERYIGLKFDGYLYIPETANYTISTLSDDGSKLFIDSELVVNNDGIHWLNEAYGAVKLEKGFHKINITYFDQIGGTALSCFIQQEGKEKREISASQLYYE